The Streptomyces sp. M92 nucleotide sequence ATGCGGCCGCCCATCGCGGCCCGCACCTTGGCGTAGACGACCTTGTCGAAGAACTGGTGCTGCACGCGCAGGGCCGCCGACGGTCCCGGCCCGATGCCCCAGGCCCTCGCCTCCACCGCCTCCGCGTACTTCACGGCCACGTCCACGGCCTTCTCGAAGGGGCCGCCCTTCCCCTCCTTCTCGGCCTTGCGCCGGGCCGCGTGGAACACCTTCTCGAAGATGTACGGCACGGCCAGGATGAACGTCGGCCGGAACGCGGCCAGGTCGGGCAGCAGCGCGGCGGCGTTGAGCTGCGGCTGGTGGCCGAAGCGGACCCCGCCGCGGATCGCCGCGACCTCCACCATCCGCCCGAAGACGTGGGCGAGCGGCAGGAACAGCAGCGTCGCCGCCTCGTCGCCCTTCTTGGAGTGGAAGACCGGCTCCCAGCGCTCTATGACGGTGTCCGCCTCGTACATGAAGTTGCCGTGCGTCAGCACGCAGCCCTTGGGGCGGCCCGTGGTGCCCGAGGTGTAGATGACGGTGGCGACCGTGTCCGGTGTGACCGCCTTGCGGTGCCGGTGCACCACCTCGTCGTCGAGGTGGGCGCCCGCGTCGTACAGCTCCTGGACGGCGCCGGAGTCGAGCTGCCACAGGCCGCGCAGGCGCGGCAGCCGGTCGATGACGATGGCGATGGTCATCGCGTGGTCCTCGTGCTCGACGACCGCGGCCGTCACCTCGGCGTCGTGGAGCATCCACAGGCACTGCTCGGCCGAGGAGGTCGGGTAGACGGGTACCACCTGGGCGCCGATCGTCCACAGGGCGAAGTCGAAGAGCGTCCACTCGTAGCGGGTACGGGACATGATGGCGACCCGGTCACCGAAGCGGACGCCCTGGGCGAGCAGCCCCTTGGCGAGGGCCAGCACCTCGTCGCGGAACGCGCCCGCGGTCACGTCCCGCCACTGCCCGGCGTCGTCCTTGCGGCCGAGCGCGATGTGTCCCGGGTCCTCCTGGGCATGCCGGAAGACGACGTCGGCCAGACCGCCCACCGGTGGCGCCGACGTCGACGGAGGACTGGTGAACTCGCGCAAACCCCGCTCCCCGCTCCTGGCTCCCTGGTTCCGGGTGACGCCCCGCACAGCGCGGTGAAAGCTACCCCACGCGGAACGGCGGCGGCAGGGGCGCCGAACGCGAGCGGTGCTCAGGTCCGCGCTGGTCAGCGGGAGGAAATGCGCTCACATGGGGAAGGGTCGGACACGTTCCTGACGTTTGAGTAAGTTTCGGTGGCGTAATCTCCACCGAATCTGTACGACCCGCTTACCGCCGGTCGCGGGGCGGCCGACGCCCTCCCCTCCTACAGCGCGGGCGGCGGGGAAGGTGTCACACCACGCGTCGCCCGGCTACCCGAGAGCGGCCCGTCTCGATCGGTGCAGACGGTCGCCGCCCGCCAGGATCGCGGCCGCCAGGGCGTCCGCCGCGCCCTGCGCCGAGGGACGCCGCCTGCCGTGCACCAGGACGAAGTCGACCCGGCCGAGCTCCGGCAGCCCGGCCCGGTCCGGCACCCGCACCAGGCCGGGCGGGATCAGTCCCCGCGAGTGCGCCATGACGCCGAGACCGGCGCGAGCGGCCGCGATCAGCCCGTTCAGGCTGCCGCTGGTGCAGGCGACGCGCCACTCGCGGCCCTGCCGTTGCAGGGCGTCGAAGGCCAGCGCGCGGGTGATGCCGGGCGGCGGGTAGACGATGAGCGGCACCGGACGGTCCGGGTCGAGACGCAGGCGCTCCGCGCCGATCCACACCAGCCGGTCGCGCCAGACCGGCTCGCCCCGCGGGTCCTCGGGCCGCCGCTTGGCCAGAACCAGGTCCAGCTTCCCGGCGGCCAGCTGCTCGTGCAGCGTCCCCGACAGTTCCACCGTCAGCTCCAGGTCGACCTCGGGGTGGTCGTGCCGGAAGCCCTCCAGGATCTCCGGCAGCCGGGTGAGCACGAAGTCCTCGGACGCCCCGAACCGCAGCCGCCCGCGCAGCCGCGTACCGGCGAAGAAGGCCGACGCCTGCTCGTGCACCTCCAGGATCCGGCGCGCGAACCCGAGCATCGCCTCGCCGTCCTCCGTCAGCTCCACGGAGTGGGTGTCGCGGCTGAAGAGCTGCCGGCCGGCGGCGTCCTCCAGCCGCCGCACGTGCTGGCTCACGGTCGACTGGCGCAGCCCCAGCCGCCGGGCCGCCTGGGTGAAGCTCAGCGTCTGTGCCACCGACAGGAAAGTACGCAGGTGGGACGGCTCGTACATTCCGCCAGCCTATCGCTGTTCGTGATGACAGTCAGAGCGGTGTACGGGATTCCCGATCGCGGGGCGGGGGAGCAGGATGGAGCGGGGACCCGTGAGCCCCGGGAACGCGACAGACGAGTACAACGAGCAGACAGAGCAGACAGAGTAGACAGAGCAGAACGAGCAAGTGGAGCACCGTGAGACGCCTGCGACGGCCGCGTTGGATGCCGATCGACCCGTACATCCTGCTGCTGCTCGGGACGGTGGGCCTCGCGGCACTGCTGCCGGCCCGGGGTGCGGGCGCGGACGTCGCCTCCGGTGCCTCCACGGCCGCGATCGCCTTCCTCTTCTTCCTCTACGGGGCCCGGCTCTCCACCCGTGAGGCGACGGACGGCCTGCGGCACTGGCGCCTCCACGTCACCGTGCTGGCCTGCACGTTCGTCGTCTTCCCGCTGCTGGGCCTCGCCTCACGGGGACTCGTCCCGGT carries:
- a CDS encoding AMP-dependent synthetase/ligase encodes the protein MREFTSPPSTSAPPVGGLADVVFRHAQEDPGHIALGRKDDAGQWRDVTAGAFRDEVLALAKGLLAQGVRFGDRVAIMSRTRYEWTLFDFALWTIGAQVVPVYPTSSAEQCLWMLHDAEVTAAVVEHEDHAMTIAIVIDRLPRLRGLWQLDSGAVQELYDAGAHLDDEVVHRHRKAVTPDTVATVIYTSGTTGRPKGCVLTHGNFMYEADTVIERWEPVFHSKKGDEAATLLFLPLAHVFGRMVEVAAIRGGVRFGHQPQLNAAALLPDLAAFRPTFILAVPYIFEKVFHAARRKAEKEGKGGPFEKAVDVAVKYAEAVEARAWGIGPGPSAALRVQHQFFDKVVYAKVRAAMGGRIRNAMSGGSAMDRRLGLFFAGAGVQIYEGYGLTESTAAATANPPEHTRYGTVGRPIPGVTVHIADDGEIWLNGDNVFQGYLNNPKATDETLHEGWLATGDLGALDEDGYLTITGRKKEILVTSGGKSVSPGLLEERVRDHPLVNQCIVVGNDRPYVAALITLDNEAVDHWLAMRNKPRMPPAELVHDADLETEVRRAVVAANTLVSQAESIRTFRILAQPFTEEHGLLTPSLKLKRKAIENAYGAEVEALYEA
- a CDS encoding LysR substrate-binding domain-containing protein, whose translation is MYEPSHLRTFLSVAQTLSFTQAARRLGLRQSTVSQHVRRLEDAAGRQLFSRDTHSVELTEDGEAMLGFARRILEVHEQASAFFAGTRLRGRLRFGASEDFVLTRLPEILEGFRHDHPEVDLELTVELSGTLHEQLAAGKLDLVLAKRRPEDPRGEPVWRDRLVWIGAERLRLDPDRPVPLIVYPPPGITRALAFDALQRQGREWRVACTSGSLNGLIAAARAGLGVMAHSRGLIPPGLVRVPDRAGLPELGRVDFVLVHGRRRPSAQGAADALAAAILAGGDRLHRSRRAALG